One Trichosurus vulpecula isolate mTriVul1 chromosome 7, mTriVul1.pri, whole genome shotgun sequence genomic region harbors:
- the LOC118858062 gene encoding olfactory receptor 2G3-like — protein MERTNESSPAGFILLGFSDQPQLEMVLLFAISIFYILTLLGNTTIILVSYLDPKLHTPMYFFLSNLSFLDLCFTTSIIPQMLWNLGGTDKSITYIGCVIQLFMALGLGSTECVLLTVMAYDRYIAICRPLHYVIIMHPKLLKQLAAVIWASGFIESLVQSILTFQLPLCSHHRVDDFMCEEPALIKIASVDTTFLETELCIASVLYIAMPLGFILISYGCIARTTLRIKSTGVRQKVWGTCASHLLVVTLFFGTAVVVYIQPKNKYTQNQSKFLTLFYTVITPTLNPVIYTLRNKDVKGAVRRLLSQKQSSKET, from the coding sequence atggaaaggacCAATGAGAGCAGCCCAGCAGGCTTCATCCTATTGGGTTTCTCTGACCAGCCCCAACTGGAAATGGTCCTGCTTTTTGCCATCTCCATCTTTTACATCTTGACCCTGTTGGGGAACACAACCATCATTCTGGTATCTTACTTGGACCCTAAACTCCACACccccatgtattttttcctctccaatcTTTCCTTCCTGGATCTCTGCTTCACCACTAGCATTATACCACAGATGCTATGGAACCTTGGGGGTACTGATAAGAGCATCACTTACATTGGTTGTGTGATTCAGTTGTTTATGGCTCTGGGGCTGGGTTCCACTGAATGTGTTCTCTTGACTGTCATGGCTTATGATCGCTACATTGCCATCTGCCGGCCCCTTCACTATGTCATTATCATGCACCCAAAGCTTCTCAAACAATTGGCAGCTGTGATCTGGGCCAGTGGCTTCATAGAGTCCTTGGTTCAGTCAATATTGACTTTCCAATTGCCTCTTTGCAGTCACCACAGGGTGGATGATTTCATGTGTGAGGAGCCAGCTTTGATTAAAATTGCTTCTGTAGATACCACCTTCTTGGAGACTGAGCTTTGCATAGCCAGTGTCCTTTATATTGCAATGCCCTTGGGTTTTATCCTGATCTCTTATGGATGCATCGCTAGAACCACATTGAGGATAAAATCAACTGGAGTGAGGCAGAAGGTTTGGGGGACCTGTGCTTCTCATTTGTTGGTGGTAACTTTATTTTTTGGAACAGCAGTTGTTGTCTACATTCAGCCCAAGAATAAATATACTCAGAATCAAAGCAAGTTCCTTACACTTTTCTATACTGTGATAACCCCCACTCTTAACCCAGTGATATACACCTTGAGGAACAAAGATGTTAAGGGGGCAGTGAGAAGGTTGCTGTCTCAAAAACAATCTTCTAAGGAAACATAA
- the LOC118855880 gene encoding olfactory receptor 12D1-like — MPNHTSVNEFLLLGVTDTQELEHYLFVVFLIIYILILIGNGAILVIVICEPQLLSPMYFFLGNLSCLDICYSTVTLPKMLDDFLSIHKTISFVGCIIQLHFFHFLGSTEAILLGVMAFDRFVAICNPLRYTLLMKHQVCLCLAAVTWITGFFHALLHSILTSHLTFCGSNHIHHFFCDVKPLLDLACGNTELNEWMLETVTGTIAISTFFCILLSYFYIISFLLFKSHSCSMLQKALSTCASHFIVVIFFYIPVALTYICSSSGSSTDQDQIVAIMYSVVTPVLNPLVYTLRNKDVKGALSKAIKRKLWPEHL, encoded by the coding sequence ATGCCTAACCATACCTCGGTGAATGAGTTCCTTCTTCTTGGAGTAACAGACACTCAGGAACTGGAACACTACCTCTTTGTGGTTTTTCTCATCATCTACATCCTCATACTCATTGGGAATGGTGCCATCCTGGTGATTGTCATCTGTGAGCCTCAACTCCTTTCTCCCATGTATTTTTTCTTGGGTAACCTCTCCTGTCTGGACATCTGCTACTCCACAGTAACACTGCCCAAAATGCTAGATGACTTCCTCTCCATCCACAAGACCATTTCTTTTGTGGGCTGTATTATTCAGCTCCACTTCTTCCATTTCCTTGGTAGCACAGAGGCCATCCTTCTGGGTGTCATGGCCTTTGATCGCTTTGTGGCCATCTGTAATCCGCTCCGCTATACACTTCTTATGAAGCACCAAGTGTGCCTCTGCTTGGCTGCTGTAACCTGGATCACTGGTTTCTTCCATGCCTTGCTCCATTCCATTTTGACTTCCCACCTGACATTCTGTGGATCCAACCATATCCACCACTTCTTCTGTGATGTCAAGCCACTCCTGGATCTGGCTTGTGGGAACACGGAGCTCAATGAGTGGATGCTTGAAACAGTCACTGGTACCATTGCCATCAGTACCTTCTTCTGTATACTCCTTTCCTACTTCTACATTAtcagttttctccttttcaaGAGTCATTCTTGTAGTATGCTTCAGAAAGCATTGTCAACCTGTGCTTCCCACTTTATAGTGGTCATATTTTTCTATATACCTGTTGCTTTGACCTATATTTGTTCCTCCTCAGGCAGCTCCACAGATCAGGACCAAATAGTGGCCATCATGTACAGTGTGGTTACTCCAGTTCTGAATCCCCTGGTCTATACCCTGAGGAACAAGGATGTGAAGGGGGCACTGAGCAAAGCCATTAAAAGGAAGCTGTGGCCTGAACACCTTTAA